The following proteins are encoded in a genomic region of Rattus rattus isolate New Zealand chromosome 2, Rrattus_CSIRO_v1, whole genome shotgun sequence:
- the Cuedc2 gene encoding CUE domain-containing protein 2 isoform X3, giving the protein MEAFIEMMEAYVPGFAHIHRGIIEDMVQTLSVQLSSARNKENLHPQSSCVQGHVPIFPETPRRPEKLKEESRPPAATGNTQDEAAAAEEEQPGVDVLLEVFPTCSMEQAQWVLAKARGNLEEAVQMLIEGKEEGPPGWGGPNQDLPRRLRGPRKEELKSFILQKYMMVDRAEDQKTHRPMAPKEAPKKLIRYIDNQVVSTKGERFKDVRNPETEEMKATYINLKPARKYRFH; this is encoded by the exons ATGGAGGCTTTCATTGAGATGATGGAGGCTTATGTGCCTGGCTTTGCCCACATCCACAG GGGTATAATAGAAGACATGGTGCAGACGCTCTCGGTGCAGCTGAGCAGTGCTAGGAACAAAG AGAACCTGCACCCACAGAGCTCCTGTGTCCAAGGTCATGTGCCTATTTTTCCAGAGACCCCGAGGCGACCTGAAAAGCTCAAGGAAGAGAGCAGGCCTCCTGCTGCTACTGGGAACACCCAAGATGAG GCAGCTGCTGCTGAGGAAGAACAGCCAGGAGTAGACGTACTCTTGGAGGTGTTCCCTACCTGTTCTATGGAGCAGGCCCAGTGGGTGCTGGCCAAAGCTCGGGGGAACCTGGAAGAAGCTGTGCAGATGCTGATAGAGGGCAAGGAAGAGGGGCCTCCAGGCTGGGGTGGCCCAAATCAG GATTTACCCAGACGCCTCAGAGGCCCCCGGAAGGAGGAGTTGAAGTCTTTCATCCTTCAGAA GTACATGATGGTGGACAGGGCAGAGGACCAGAAGACTCACCGACCTATGGCTCCCAAGGAG GCCCCCAAGAAGCTGATCCGATACATTGACAACCAAGTAGTGAGCACCAAAGGAGAGCGGTTCAAAGACGTACGGAACCCCGAAACTGAGGAGATGAAGGCCACATACATCAACCTCAAGCCAGCCAGAAAGTACCGCTTCCACTGA
- the Cuedc2 gene encoding CUE domain-containing protein 2 isoform X2 produces MELERIVSSALFAFVQTHLPEADLSGLDEVIFSYVLGVLEDLGPSGPSEENFDMEAFIEMMEAYVPGFAHIHRGIIEDMVQTLSVQLSSARNKETPRRPEKLKEESRPPAATGNTQDEAAAAEEEQPGVDVLLEVFPTCSMEQAQWVLAKARGNLEEAVQMLIEGKEEGPPGWGGPNQDLPRRLRGPRKEELKSFILQKYMMVDRAEDQKTHRPMAPKEAPKKLIRYIDNQVVSTKGERFKDVRNPETEEMKATYINLKPARKYRFH; encoded by the exons ATGGAGTTGGAGAGGATCGTCAGTTCAGCCCTCTTTGCCTTCGTTCAGACACACCTCCCAGAGGCAGACCTCAG TGGCTTGGATGAGGTCATCTTCTCCTATGTGCTTGGGGTCCTGGAGGACCTGGGCCCCTCAGGGCCATCAGAGGAGAACTTTGATATGGAGGCTTTCATTGAGATGATGGAGGCTTATGTGCCTGGCTTTGCCCACATCCACAG GGGTATAATAGAAGACATGGTGCAGACGCTCTCGGTGCAGCTGAGCAGTGCTAGGAACAAAG AGACCCCGAGGCGACCTGAAAAGCTCAAGGAAGAGAGCAGGCCTCCTGCTGCTACTGGGAACACCCAAGATGAG GCAGCTGCTGCTGAGGAAGAACAGCCAGGAGTAGACGTACTCTTGGAGGTGTTCCCTACCTGTTCTATGGAGCAGGCCCAGTGGGTGCTGGCCAAAGCTCGGGGGAACCTGGAAGAAGCTGTGCAGATGCTGATAGAGGGCAAGGAAGAGGGGCCTCCAGGCTGGGGTGGCCCAAATCAG GATTTACCCAGACGCCTCAGAGGCCCCCGGAAGGAGGAGTTGAAGTCTTTCATCCTTCAGAA GTACATGATGGTGGACAGGGCAGAGGACCAGAAGACTCACCGACCTATGGCTCCCAAGGAG GCCCCCAAGAAGCTGATCCGATACATTGACAACCAAGTAGTGAGCACCAAAGGAGAGCGGTTCAAAGACGTACGGAACCCCGAAACTGAGGAGATGAAGGCCACATACATCAACCTCAAGCCAGCCAGAAAGTACCGCTTCCACTGA
- the Cuedc2 gene encoding CUE domain-containing protein 2 isoform X1, translated as MELERIVSSALFAFVQTHLPEADLSGLDEVIFSYVLGVLEDLGPSGPSEENFDMEAFIEMMEAYVPGFAHIHRGIIEDMVQTLSVQLSSARNKENLHPQSSCVQGHVPIFPETPRRPEKLKEESRPPAATGNTQDEAAAAEEEQPGVDVLLEVFPTCSMEQAQWVLAKARGNLEEAVQMLIEGKEEGPPGWGGPNQDLPRRLRGPRKEELKSFILQKYMMVDRAEDQKTHRPMAPKEAPKKLIRYIDNQVVSTKGERFKDVRNPETEEMKATYINLKPARKYRFH; from the exons ATGGAGTTGGAGAGGATCGTCAGTTCAGCCCTCTTTGCCTTCGTTCAGACACACCTCCCAGAGGCAGACCTCAG TGGCTTGGATGAGGTCATCTTCTCCTATGTGCTTGGGGTCCTGGAGGACCTGGGCCCCTCAGGGCCATCAGAGGAGAACTTTGATATGGAGGCTTTCATTGAGATGATGGAGGCTTATGTGCCTGGCTTTGCCCACATCCACAG GGGTATAATAGAAGACATGGTGCAGACGCTCTCGGTGCAGCTGAGCAGTGCTAGGAACAAAG AGAACCTGCACCCACAGAGCTCCTGTGTCCAAGGTCATGTGCCTATTTTTCCAGAGACCCCGAGGCGACCTGAAAAGCTCAAGGAAGAGAGCAGGCCTCCTGCTGCTACTGGGAACACCCAAGATGAG GCAGCTGCTGCTGAGGAAGAACAGCCAGGAGTAGACGTACTCTTGGAGGTGTTCCCTACCTGTTCTATGGAGCAGGCCCAGTGGGTGCTGGCCAAAGCTCGGGGGAACCTGGAAGAAGCTGTGCAGATGCTGATAGAGGGCAAGGAAGAGGGGCCTCCAGGCTGGGGTGGCCCAAATCAG GATTTACCCAGACGCCTCAGAGGCCCCCGGAAGGAGGAGTTGAAGTCTTTCATCCTTCAGAA GTACATGATGGTGGACAGGGCAGAGGACCAGAAGACTCACCGACCTATGGCTCCCAAGGAG GCCCCCAAGAAGCTGATCCGATACATTGACAACCAAGTAGTGAGCACCAAAGGAGAGCGGTTCAAAGACGTACGGAACCCCGAAACTGAGGAGATGAAGGCCACATACATCAACCTCAAGCCAGCCAGAAAGTACCGCTTCCACTGA